The Mastacembelus armatus chromosome 9, fMasArm1.2, whole genome shotgun sequence genome contains a region encoding:
- the vamp8 gene encoding vesicle-associated membrane protein 8: MDIDPERGGAAAAVAQPQDKVQALKDQVDGVTTIMTQNVDRILARGERLDDLMDKTEDLQAGAQHFKQTSQKVARSYWWKNVKLIVVIIVIVLIIVLIIVLLATGVIPVGSGSSVVPPTSKP; encoded by the exons GAGCggggaggagcagcagcagcagtggcacaGCCACAGGACAAAGTGCAGGCCTTGAAGGATCAGGTGGATGGAGTGACAACCATCATGACACAGAATGTGGATCGGATCTTGGCCCGAGGAGAGAGATTGGACGACCTCATGGACAAGACAGAGGACCTGCAAGCAGGG GCTCAGCACTTCAAGCAGACCTCCCAGAAGGTGGCTCGCTCCTACTGGTGGAAGAATGTCAAGCTGATCGTAGTCATCATTGTGATTGTCCTCATCATCGTCCTCATCATTGTCCTGCTGGCCACAGGAGTCATCCCTGTCGGTTCTGGGTCTTCTGTAGTCCCTCCCACCAGCAAaccatga
- the vamp5 gene encoding vesicle-associated membrane protein 5 — translation MENGKSRLQQTQEEVEEVKVIMLDNMNKADERTGKLKELEDRADNLMLKGKAFEKTTNQVKQQKRWENKKMKIVFIAVGVVAATVIVALIIYASLH, via the exons ATG GAGAATGGGAAGAGCCGCCTGCAGCAGACCCAGGAGGAGGTCGAAGAGGTGAAGGTGATCATGCTGGACAATATGAACAAGGCTGATGAGCGAACCGGCAAACTGAAAGAACTGGAGGATAGGGCTGACAACCTGATGCTAAAG GGTAAAGCTTTTGAAAAGACCACCAATCAGGTGAAGCAACAGAAAAGATGGGAGAACAAGAAGATGAAAATAGTGTTTATTGCCGTCGGAGTGGTAGCAGCGACAGTCATTGTTGCGCTTATAATCTATGCCAGTTTGCACTAG
- the LOC113138523 gene encoding G-protein coupled receptor family C group 6 member A-like: MYLLSSCIFTMFLLCLYVTILSVFRPCSGETGLLHAYSAGDIIIGGLVPVHTSINRSTARGPHSCIQYNFQTFLQTQVLIYAIREINQRTPRVLPNITLGYDIYDTCGDVSFAILATLQLLQNQPNPQSCQLNDIQSTLTEPKTKVVIGELYSEVSIAVARVVALSSVTQISYASTSELLSEKSKFPTFLRTTTSDKFQTKAIAELVKLFHWKTVAIIGSNDEYGKYGSDSLTVIFNEELICIEFVDILPGDFSQNNSETHTRLDMLVKKINESTAEAIIMFTKNANVHIVMEAAIKYNLNRTWIASDSWSTSTEVSKMPGIGLAGQVFGFMSKTNEVPGFKDYIKSWFNGPTNAFLDDFKACNKLCSNQAEKMNCANCQMEREKCLHTNCLAAYIDPGDSYNAYVAVQVIAEGLRSLLRCDSQRCERSAGFTALELLEEIKKINLTLNGTNIFFNASGDPSLPYDIVHWRMAEYKFKSIIVIGEYWPDGKIKVNDECFRNMPIVNVTIYNCSNACKPGYELKEKGKKCCKDCVPCVDGDYSPGNGEKCKSCSNTNYSSPERDKCLEKTKEFLTWSDPLIIILTFLEAFGIIVTMVFAVLFMIYRSTPIVKAVGGYLCFLELISLLACFCLAFTFTGRPTNASCMAGLPLFGIAFSLCISCILANLLQILLGVSFNLKIKSWMKKLNQPVAVVTVVSGIQLALCVPWLYYHPPFPEENILSMSIVLHCHKGSKELFIAMLGYNAFLGLICFLFAFKGKQLPDLYKNATLITVSMLVFLIIWILSIPIYINLVGKYKQAVECIAILISSYSILVGHLAPKCYIMLFRKEMNNVTAITEYIRNHYENNSVAVLKP, from the exons ATGTATCTGTTGAGCTCCTGTATATTCACAATGTTCTTGTTATGTTTGTATGTCACCATCCTGAGTGTATTTCGCCCTTGTTCAGGAGAGACGGGCCTTCTGCATGCATACTCTGCTGGGGATATCATCATTGGAGGACTGGTCCCTGTTCACACTTCGATCAACAGAAGCACAGCTCGAGGACCACACTCCTGTATTCA ATATAATTTCCAAACATTTCTACAAACTCAAGTGTTGATATATGCCATCAGAGAAATAAACCAGCGTACACCAAGGGTTCTACCCAACATCACCTTAGGATATGACATTTATGACACTTGTGGAGATGTCAGCTTTGCCATCCTAGCAACACTCCAACTGCTGCAGAACCAGCCAAACCCTCAGAGCTGTCAACTAAATGACATTCAATCAACTTTAACTGAACCCAAAACAAAGGTGGTGATTGGTGAGCTATATTCTGAAGTATCAATAGCTGTCGCACGAGTTGTTGCTCTGTCATCAGTTACACAG ATAAGCTATGCATCAACAAGCGAGCTGCTCAGTGAGAAGTCGAAGTTCCCCACTTTTCTGCGAACAACAACAAGTGACAAATTTCAGACAAAGGCCATTGCAGAACTGGTGAAGCTGTTTCACTGGAAAACAGTAGCCATTATAGGAAGTAATGATGAGTATGGAAAGTATGGGAGTGATAGCCTTACAGTCATCTTCAATGAAGAGCTCATCTGCATTGAATTTGTTGACATTCTGCCTGGTGACTTTTCCCAGAACAATTCGGAAACCCATACACGGCTTGATATGCTggtgaaaaaaatcaatgagTCCACTGCAGAAGCCATCATCATGTTCACCAAGAATGCCAATGTTCACATCGTCATGGAAGCAGCTATTAAATACAACCTCAACCGAACTTGGATCGCAAGTGATTCGTGGTCCACGTCTACAGAGGTCTCTAAAATGCCAGGCATCGGGTTGGCTGGGCAGGTTTTTGGGTTTATGTCTAAGACGAATGAGGTGCCTGGTTTTAAAGACTACATCAAGTCATGGTTTAATGGGCCCACTAATGCATTTCTTGATGATTTTAAGGCTTGCAACAAACTTTGTTCTAACCAGGCAGAAAAAATGAACTGCGCAAACTGCCAAATGGAGCGAGAGAAATGCCTGCACACAAACTGCTTGGCTGCTTACATTGACCCGGGTGACTCATACAATGCCTATGTAGCTGTTCAGGTCATTGCTGAGGGCCTCAGGAGCTTGCTGAGGTGTGACAGCCAACGGTGTGAACGTAGTGCCGGTTTTACAGCCTTGGAG CTTCTCGAGGAAATCAAGAAGATAAACCTAACTTTGAATGGCACAAACATATTCTTTAATGCCAGTGGAGACCCCAGTTTACCATATGATATAGTACATTGGAGGATGGCTGAATACAAATTCAAATCCATAATAGTCATTGGAGAATACTGGCCAGATGGAAAAATCAAAGTCAACGATGAATGTTTCAGAAATATGCCCATTGTAAAT GTAACTATTTACAACTGCTCTAACGCATGTAAACCAGGGTACGAACTCAAAGAGAAAGGCAAAAAGTGTTGCAAAGACTGTGTTCCATGTGTAGATGGAGACTATTCCCCTGGAAATG GTGAGAAGTGCAAGAGCTGCAGTAATACCAATTACTCATCTCCAGAGAGGGATAAATgtttggaaaaaacaaaagaattcCTAACTTGGTCAGATCCCTTAATTATCATTTTGACTTTCTTGGAAGCCTTTGGGATAATTGTTACTATGGTGTTTGCTGTTCTGTTTATGATCTACCGTAGCACTCCCATCGTCAAGGCAGTTGGAGGCTACTTGTGTTTCTTGGAGCTTATTTCCCTGCTGGCCTGCTTTTGCCTTGCGTTTACCTTCACAGGAAGGCCCACTAATGCCTCCTGCATGGCAGGCCTGCCTCTTTTCGGCATAGCCTTTTCCCTCTGCATCTCTTGCATTCTGGCCAACCTGCTCCAAATCTTACTGGGCGTCAGCTTTAACTTGAAGATAAAATCCTGGATGAAGAAGCTGAATCAGCCAGTGGCTGTGGTGACTGTAGTTTCTGGGATCCAGCTGGCCCTGTGTGTGCCATGGCTGTACTACCACCCCCCATtcccagaagaaaatatacTAAGCATGTCCATTGTGCTGCACTGTCACAAAGGTTCCAAAGAACTCTTTATAGCCATGTTAGGATACAATGCTTTCTTGGGCCttatttgtttcctgtttgcgTTCAAAGGCAAACAGCTGCctgatttatataaaaatgcaaCTTTAATCACTGTCAGTATGCtggtgtttttaattatttggaTCCTCTCCATCCCCATTTATATCAATTTGGTAGGGAAGTACAAACAAGCTGTGGAATGTATAGCCATACTCATTTCCAGCTACAGCATCCTCGTGGGTCACTTGGCCCCTAAATGTTACATTATGCTGTtcagaaaagaaatgaacaatGTGACTGCCATTACTGAGTACATCAGGAACCATTATGAGAACAACAGCGTGGCTGTGCTGAAACCATAA
- the LOC113138528 gene encoding LOW QUALITY PROTEIN: bile salt export pump-like (The sequence of the model RefSeq protein was modified relative to this genomic sequence to represent the inferred CDS: substituted 1 base at 1 genomic stop codon): MMVVGSLCALIHGAASPLMLLVYGMMTDTFVAYEFEVQELKDPNKNCINNTIYWKNGSIYETAANSTSCCSXAVCSLGRVDIEAEMTMFAYYYIGIGLGVLLVSYFQIFLWVTAAARQVQRLRKAYFRKIMQMEIGWFDCNCVGELNTRLADDINNINSAIADQVSIFIEKISTFVFGFMVGFVGGWKLTLVVIAVSPMIGIGAGLMAVAVSRLTGRELKAYAKAGAVANEVLSSIRTVAAFGGEHKEAERYDRNLVEALKWGVKKGTTIGIFQGYLWCIIFLYYALAFWYGSQLVIETKELSPGNLIQVFLGVLIGAVNLGQASPCLEAFASGRAAAKTVFDTIDREPEIDCFSEEGYKLDKVKGDIEFHNVTFYYTSRPDVKILNDLSMQIKAGETTAFVGPSGSGKSTTIQLIQRFYNPQGGMLTLDGHDIRTLNIQWLRSLIGIVEQEPVLFATTIAENIRFGRPGVTMGDIIQATKEANAYNFIMDLPQKFDTLVGEGGGQMSGGQKQRIAIARALIRNPKILLLDMATSALDNESEAVVQEALDKARIGRTTISIAHRLSTIKNADVIIGFEHGQAVEKGTHKELLERGGVYFTLTTLQNQGTTNAANDGFSKTLEEDFDLKSGSLSRASSKCQKRSTVRLRSGSMLSNIMSDSIKIPLGNEITPQNECEDDADEQVEPAPVARILKYNQPEWPYMLLGSLGAAINGSISPIYAVLFSQILGTFGISDLNKQRQQINGICVLFCIVAIISFISQFLQGYAFAKSGELLTRRLRKLGFQAMLKQEISWFDDPTNSLGVLTTRLATDASMVRGATGSQIGMIVNSLANIGASFAIALYFSWKLTLVIVCFLPLIGLSGIFQAKMLTGFAHEDKKAMEAAGQTSSEALSNIRTIAGLAKEKSFVESYEQKLELPYKSAKKKANIYGFCFGLSQCVFFMAYAASFRYGGYLVSSEGLQYMIVFRVISAIVTSGTALGRVSSFTPDYAKAKIAAAQFFKLLDRVPKISISHTDGKKWDIFKGKIEFLNCKFTYPARPDIQVLNGLAVCVKPGQTLAFVGSSGCGKSTSVQLLERFYDPDEGQVLIDDHPSHTVNVPFLRSQIGIVSQEPVLFGCSIAENIRYGDNARSVSMEEVMEAAKKAYLHDFVMNLPDKYESQVGAQGSQLSRGEKQRIAIARAIVRNPKILLLDEATSALDTESEKTVQAALDEARKGRTCIVIAHRLTTIQTADIIAVMSHGVIIEQGTHAELMTKKGAYYKLFTTGAPIS; this comes from the exons ATGATGGTAGTGGGGAGCTTGTGTGCCCTGATACACGGAGCAGCTTCACCACTCATGCTGTTGGTGTATGGCATGATGACAGACACATTTGTGGCTTATGAGTTTGAGGTTCAAGAGCTAAAAGACCCAAACAAAAATTGCATCAACAACACCATCTATTGGAAAAATGGCTCCATATATGAAACTGCTGCAAATAGCACT AGCTGTTGTTCTTAAGCAGTTTGTTCCCTTGGCAGGGTGGATATTGAAGCAGAGATGACCATGTTTGCATATTACTATATCGGAATTGGATTAGGAGTTTTACTTGTTAGTTATTTTCAA ATCTTCTTATGGGTGACAGCAGCTGCAAGGCAGGTTCAGAGGCTACGAAAGGCTTATTTCcgaaaaataatgcaaatggaGATCGGATGGTTTGACTGTAACTGTGTTGGCGAGCTGAACACAAGGCTGGCAGA TGATatcaacaacatcaacagtGCCATTGCTGACCAGGTGTCTATCTTCATTGAGAAGATCTCTACGTTTGTGTTTGGCTTCATGGTTGGATTCGTTGGCGGGTGGAAGCTGACTTTGGTGGTCATAGCAGTCAGCCCTATGATTGGTATAGGTGCTGGACTGATGGCTGTG GCTGTGTCCAGGCTGACTGGACGAGAGCTGAAAGCCTATGCAAAGGCAGGGGCAGTGGCCAACGAGGTCCTGTCATCTATCAGAACAGTGGCAGCATTTGGTGGAGAGCACAAAGAAGCTGAGag GTATGACAGGAATCTTGTGGAAGCTCTGAAATGGGGAGTGAAAAAAGGTACCACTATAGGTATTTTTCAAGGATACCTCTGGTGCATAATATTCCTCTATTATGCTTTGGCCTTTTGGTACGGATCTCAATTGGTTATCGAGACCAAAGAGCTGTCTCCGGGTAATCTTATCCAG gtttttctGGGGGTACTCATTGGAGCTGTAAACTTGGGCCAGGCCTCACCCTGCTTGGAAGCCTTTGCTTCTGGTCGTGCAGCTGCAAAGACCGTCTTTGACACAATCGATCGG GAACCAGAAATTGATTGTTTCTCAGAAGAGGGTTACAAATTAGACAAAGTCAAAGGTGACATTGAATTCCATAATGTCACTTTCTACTACACATCCCGGCCTGATGTCAAA attttaaatgatCTCAGCATGCAGATCAAAGCAGGAGAAACCACTGCTTTTGTTGGACCGAGTGGATCGGGAAAGAGCACCACAATCCAGCTCATCCAGAGGTTTTATAACCCACAGGGAGGAATG TTGACTTTGGATGGCCATGATATCCGTACTTTAAACATCCAGTGGCTCCGTTCTCTCATTGGTATTGTAGAACAGGAGCCAGTCCTGTTTGCCACAACCATCGCAGAAAATATCCGCTTTGGTCGACCTGGCGTTACCATGGGTGATATTATCCAGGCAACAAAAGAGGCTAATGCTTATAATTTTATCATGGATCTGCCGCAG AAATTTGACACTCTGGTGGGAGAAGGTGGAGGCCAAATGAGTGGAGGACAGAAACAGAGGATTGCTATTGCTCGAGCTCTGATCCGAAACCCCAAAATCCTGCTGCTGGACATGGCCACATCTGCCTTAGACAATGAGAGTGAAGCTGTTGTCCAGGAAGCCCTGGATAAG GCACGCATAGGCAGGACAACAATATCTATAGCTCATCGCCTTTCCACAATTAAAAATGCAGATGTCATCATTGGTTTTGAGCATGGACAGGCCGTGGAGAAGGGAACACACAAAGAGCTATTAGAAAGAGGAGGTGTCTATTTTACCCTGACCACCCTGCAAAACCAAGGCACAACCAACGCAGCTAATG ATGGTTTCAGTAAAACTCTTGAAGAGGACTTTGATTTGAAATCAGGTAGTCTTAGCAGGGCAAGCAGCAAATGCCAAAAAAG GAGTACTGTTCGACTACGGTCTGGGAGCATGTTGTCAAATATAATGTCAGATAGCATCAAGATCCCTTTGGGCAATGAGATCACACCACAAAAT GAAtgtgaagatgatgcagatgaACAAGTAGAACCTGCCCCAGTAGCACGTATCCTTAAGTACAACCAACCTGAGTGGCCCTACATGCTGCTGGGGTCACTGGGAGCAGCCATCAATGGCTCCATCAGCCCCATCTATGCTGTCCTGTTCAGCCAAATTCTTGGT ACTTTTGGTATCAGTGACTTGAACAAGCAGAGGCAGCAGATCAATGGGATATGTGTTCTGTTTTGCATTGTGGCCATCAttagttttatttcacagtttttacaG GGGTATGCTTTTGCTAAGTCTGGAGAGCTGCTGACCCGCCGTTTGAGGAAATTAGGCTTCCAGGCCATGTTGAAACAGGAGATCAGTTGGTTTGATGACCCCACAAACAGCCTAGGAGTTTTGACCACCAGGCTGGCCACTGATGCATCCATGGTGCGGGGG GCAACAGGTTCTCAGATTGGCATGATTGTTAACTCGTTGGCCAACATTGGAGCGTCTTTTGCCATTGCCTTATACTTCAGTTGGAAGTTAACTTTGGTAATTGTTTGCTTCTTGCCACTCATTGGGCTGTCTGGGATATTTCAAGCTAAAATGTTGACAGGTTTTGCACATGAAGATAAAAAAGCCATGGAAGCAGCAGGTCAG ACTTCCAGTGAGGCTCTTAGCAACATCAGGACAATTGCAGGCTTGGCTAAAGAGAAGTCCTTTGTGGAATCTTATGAACAAAAGCTTGAGCTTCCATATAAATCTGCCAAGAAGAAAGCCAATATCTATGGCTTCTGTTTTGGCCTTTCCCAGTGTGTCTTCTTCATGGCATATGCTGCTTCATTCAGATATGGAGGCTATCTGGTTAGCTCTGAGGGGTTACAGTACATGATTGTTTTTAG AGTGATTTCAGCTATAGTGACCAGTGGGACAGCACTGGGCAGAGTTTCTTCCTTCACTCCAGATTACGCCAAAGCCAAAATCGCTGCCGCTCAATTTTTCAAACTGTTGGACCGAGTTCCTAAAATCAGCATCAGCCATACAGATGGGAAAAAATGG GACATCTTCAAAGGCAAAATAGAGTTTCTTAACTGCAAGTTCACCTATCCAGCACGGCCAGACATCCAAGTATTAAATGGTTTAGCTGTGTGTGTAAAGCCTGGTCAGACTTTGGCCTTTGTTGGGAGCAGTGGCTGTGGAAAAAGCACCAGTGTTCAACTGCTGGAAAGGTTTTATGATCCAGATGAAGGCCAAGTG TTGATTGATGACCACCCATCTCATACAGTGAATGTGCCCTTCCTAAGATCACAGATTGGTATAGTATCGCAGGAACCAGTGTTGTTTGGCTGCAGTATAGCTGAGAATATACGGTATGGAGACAATGCACGCAGCGTTAGCATGGAGGAGGTTATGGAGGCAGCTAAGAAAGCCTACCTTCATGACTTTGTGATGAACCTACCAGAT AAATATGAGTCTCAAGTTGGTGCTCAAGGGTCCCAGTTGTCAAGAGGGGAAAAACAACGCATTGCCATTGCCCGTGCCATTGTCAGGAACCCCAAGATCCTGCTCTTAGATGAGGCAACGTCTGCCCTGGACACGGAGAGCGAAAAG aCTGTCCAGGCTGCTCTGGATGAGGCAAGGAAAGGACGGACCTGCATCGTCATCGCCCACAGGCTGACCACTATCCAGACCGCTGACATCATTGCAGTGATGTCTCATGGAGTTATAATAGAGCAAGGCACACATGCTGAACTAATGACTAAAAAAGGTGCCTATTACAAACTATTCACAACAGGTGCTCCTATCAGCTAA